The Synergistales bacterium genome contains the following window.
CCGACTTGCGTTCCTGCTGTCGCGGAGGGCGACATATGAGCCGGTGAACGAGGAGGACGTCGTGGAGGACGGTCGAGGCGACGTGATGTCGCCGAGAGGCGAGAAAGCACAGGGACGTGCTTCTGAGCCGACCGTCCGGAACAGTCCGACGAGTGAACGTAGTCGGCGAATCCGGGAGCCCGGGCGACAGCAGGGGCGCCTGGTCGCGATACTACCGGTTACAATGGCGGGCGAGAGCAGTACCGCTCCATCGTAACGCCCTTTAGCTGGTATGCGGCCGTGCGCGCCGCTGGCTGTCAGTCCTTCCGGATCTGGGTGCCGGCCCGGCCTTCCAGCGCCTCCAGGGCCTCGCCGAGGTTGGCGATGATGGATTTCTCGCCGCCGTTGTGCATGAACCGTGTGGCGGCCTTCACCTTGGGGCCCATGCTGCCGGCGCGGAAGTGCCCCTCCTCGGCGTAGCGTTCCATCTCGCCGACGGTGACGTCCCTGAGGGACTCCTGGTCGGGCTGGCCGAAGCGGACGGCCACGTTGGGCACGTCGGTGAGGATCATGAGGTAGTCGGCGTTGACCTCCCGGGCCAGGCGTTCGCCGGCCAGATCCTTGTCGATGACGGCCTCCACGCCGTGGAGGGCGCCCTGTTTGTCGCGGTAGACGGGGATGCCGCCGCCGCCGGAGGCGATGACCACGGAACCGGCCTCGACGAGGCGGACGATGAGCTCCCGCTCCACGATGCCCACGGGGTCCGGCGAGGGGACGACGCGCCGCCAGCCGCGGCCGGAGTCCTCGATCCAGCTCTCGCCGTTCTCGGCGATGCGCTGTTTGGCCTGGGCTTCGTCGAAGAAGGGGCCCACGGGTTTGGTGGGGTTGGTGAAGGCCTGGTCGTCGGGGTTGACCTCCACCTGGGTGACGATGGCGGCGGGCTCCTTGCCGCTGATGCCGCGCTCGGCCATGAGGTTGTGGAGGTTCTGGCAGAGCATGTACCCGATGAAGCCCTGGGTTTCGGCGCCGCAGACGTCCATGGGCATGGCGGGCACCCGTGAACTGCCCAGCTCGTTCTGGATCAGAATGGCGCCGACCTGCGGGCCGTTGCCGTGGGTGACGACGACCTCGTAGCCGGATTCGATCATGCGCACCAGCTGTTTGGCGGTGCCGTTTACGCTCTCCATCTGTTCTGCGGCGGTGCCTTTCTGCCCGCGCTGCAGGATGGCGTTTCCTCCCAGTGCTACCACTACTCGCTTGGACACTGCTATCCCCCCAGCTCCTGGAATGAACTTTTTTCGCTTAGGGGTTTATTATACACGCTGCCGTCGCGTTGTCCACCGGGAGGCCACGTTGGGCACCGCCCGACTGCGCCGGGAAGGTCCTCGATGCATCGGGGCGGCGATTGTGGCTCCCGCTACGACTGGCGTCTGCCCGGTCACCGAGGTCCCGCGCTCCCAACAGAAATCCAGGATCAGGGCAGTGACAGCTTGCTGTCATG
Protein-coding sequences here:
- the arcC gene encoding carbamate kinase — its product is MSKRVVVALGGNAILQRGQKGTAAEQMESVNGTAKQLVRMIESGYEVVVTHGNGPQVGAILIQNELGSSRVPAMPMDVCGAETQGFIGYMLCQNLHNLMAERGISGKEPAAIVTQVEVNPDDQAFTNPTKPVGPFFDEAQAKQRIAENGESWIEDSGRGWRRVVPSPDPVGIVERELIVRLVEAGSVVIASGGGGIPVYRDKQGALHGVEAVIDKDLAGERLAREVNADYLMILTDVPNVAVRFGQPDQESLRDVTVGEMERYAEEGHFRAGSMGPKVKAATRFMHNGGEKSIIANLGEALEALEGRAGTQIRKD